The genomic interval AGTTGTACATTTGCAAAGTTAATAAACACACCTACTTGGAATCAGAAAAAGTTATGCAATTTGCATTTTGTGACTTGACTGGCAATTACCTAGTCTTGCCTACAAATATTAAACAGTCTTTTCATAAAGTTTTCCTCAGTTACTCCCAACTTAGGGTTCTCTTTCTAAGATCGAATGATGCTCTGGGAGTCACCCACCACAGTAAGTGACACTAAGAGAAGAAGAACAGCTCTTCTGCACCTTCCTTTTGTGCTACTTGAGTGGGTTCTGCCACTCATACTTTATTTGGAAACACTCTACATGAGGGACTTAAACTTGTCCAACTTCTGCAAGATGTTTCTAATGACTGTTCTCTTGATGGCTCCTTTTACTTCATTATTCCTTAGGCTATAGATGATGGGGTTTAACATAGGTGTAATGACAGTGTACGACAAAGACAGTAGCTTCTTGCTCTCCAGAGACTGACTGGATTTGGGCCGTAAATAGATCAGACTGCTTGTTCCATAGAAGAGGGATACCACAACGAGGTGTGATGAACAAGTAGAAAATGCCTTCTGGCGACCAGTAGCAGATGGCATCCTCAGAATGGTCACAATAATGCAGGTGTAGGACACCAAaataagggaaaaaggaaacatgATAAACAACAGTGTGGATGCAAGTGCTTGCATTTCATACATAGTTGTATCCTCAGTGACTAATTTCAAAACTGGaggaccatcacaaaaaaaatggtctatAGCATTTGGTCCACAGAAAGGAAGGGTCATCATCCAAGCAGTCTGTAGCATAGACACAGGGACACCAAACATCCAAGAGCCTAGGACCATCCACAAGCAGAGGGACCTGTTCATTATGACTGAATAACGGAGAGGGCTACAGATGGCCACAAAGCGGTCATAAGCCATCATAGAGAGAAGAAAGCATTCAGAGCaaccaaagaagaagaagaagtacatCTGGGTACCACAGCCCACAAAAGTAATGATTTTCCTTGGTGACACTAGGTCTATCAACATCTTTGGCACCATGACCAGGGTGAAACACACTTCAAGAAGTGACAGGTTTCggagaaagaagtacatgggtgttTGAAGAACAGGATCCACACTGGTAACTATGACAATAAGAAAGTTCCCCAACAAAGTAACCGTGTAGATGGCCAGGaacaaaatgaagaggaaaatttGCATTCCAGGATTGTTTGTAAATCCAAGAAGAGTAAATTCAGTAACTCTTGTGTGGTTTTCACAAATCATATCTTAAACAAGTTGCTCTGTAGGAATCACAGTATGTGCATCAATGGGCAAGCAATCAGTATAGATAGaatctcaaaacaataaaatccaCAAAGCCTCTCTATTCTCAGTCATCTTACCCTTCTTATTCTGTAAACCTCAGATTCCTTACAATAAGAAAcattcaaagagaaaagaatactTTGAATGTCTCTTACTTAACTGTCACGCAGGTGCAGTTTTCTTCTCATCAACAGTTAATGTTGGCAGCTGTTTGTGTCAGCAAGACATGCTTTTTTGCACTGAGTACAAGACTTTAGGAGAATAAGAATTAAAGTAGaattatttactaatttttaaatgatttcagaGTTCAATGAAGATAACTATGAGTTATACTTTCCAATCTTTGGCAATTTAAATCATGTTTCTACAGAATAATGTGCATTTTACacgcacacatatacatatatataaatattcatttttctacaaacacacatgcatatgtatatgagAGAAGTTTGGTAAATAAACGTGTGTAAATTTTTGGTTCTTTTCCATAGTCTCCATGGGACTtctaattaattatatttttgacattttatctTGTAACATTTGATTTTATGGTCCCACATTTTTATTGTACCCATAATTATAGTCATATTGCTCGTTTTGGGCCTAAATACCTTTCAAGAAAATATGACTTCCATCAGAGAAGTCACACTCCCAACAGTCACCAGAACTCCTACTCATCAACATAGGTCTGATCAAGATTATACATCTTCTCCAAAAATACATAATGAGAAGTGAGACTTTGACACTTCTGTTAATATATACACTTACTATTGTATGTCTGCTCATAAAAGTACTAATTTACTTATTATGAACTGAAACACTGTATCTCACAGTAAAATATTTTGACCAACAGAAGTGcacaatttttttaatgtgtacatAATTCCTAACaacaatatatcaagtattaCAACATTCATTGGATAAATAACTATTCATAATGATACATAGAGTTTAATGaggtatatttttaatattcagtttGGTAAATATTaagttaattattttatattacacttttaaattttaattcagaACACCTTTATAGACAAAATAATGTTGAAAATCAATTTCCCTTCCAAAAGTAAAAAGCTGAAAGTCGACAGCCTATAGATTCATACTGAAACATGTAGCTCGTTTAAGGAATACTGCGTTTTAATTCTATCCTAATAACATGCAATTTGAGAACATCATACCTGTTTGTGTATTGGAAGAGTATTATAAGTTCCCAAACCAGCATCCTCAGcataaggaaaggaagaacttTGACAACCCCGGGCTCCTCACCCCTGAAGTTTCCAGAATATAAATGTGATGATATACTACATGTGAGATTGATTTAAACCACTGTTCTCTCGCCAGTCTCACCAAACATGCTTCCCTACTGTTCTCATCATCATtcacagcagcagcagtagcagcgAGAGTCCTAGGATATAACAAAACTTATGAAAGGCTTCATAGGCACTGTTGTGCTCACCTGCATGTTGGAAAATACTAAGCTTGTTATGGTTCTAAAAAATACTCTTGTTAATTGTTTTGTAAAAACGTGGAGTGATGGACATATCAAGACTTTGTGGTACAATATTTAGTGTATCTTGTAATGCCTAAACTACTACTATTTATATGTCTATGAATCCTGGTAGCTGAAAGCAATACTAGTATGAATGTCTCGTCTGTGAGTAATATCGTGTACAGTGTACCACTCCGTGTGAAATAGGAAGTGTCAGGCTTTTGATAGTAAACTTTTCTACCTTGCCTGGtcacatttaaatttaataaGTTTTGAGAACTAGAGCTTTAATAGTGACACTGAATGCACCTCCATATATCCTGCTCAGTCATTCCATGAGCTAAGATACTTGCTGATTATGTTGCATCGATCCCTTAAGCAAGGGGGTTCCTTAGCAACAATGATGTAATCACTACCAAGAAATTATGCTGATGTctctttttaacttaaaaattgttAAGTTGCCATGATTACTACATATCTCTAAAGAATGTGCTATTTTATTTGTTGCATGGCATTTTTAACAATTTAATAGTCATTAACTGCACTAACTTTGTCAATTAGGTCCTAATGAGGCCAAAAAATATATTCAGCCCCATCAAGCAACTGAACTTTGGCCTTTTCATAGCAAATAGACTTTTACTTCTCGTTCTAGTTAGATCTCTTGCAAATATGTATACTGTCAGTAGAATAATTATGCTTTAATTACATTTCATAATCAGTATGTAGGATACATGTGAAGCTAAGATCAATATTAAATTTGTCTGATTTAATTTATTGAATGGAATAGTGCTTTCAATACTCTCAATGTAAATAGGTAAGTAACCCAGTATCTGAATTAAGATGACCTATGTGATAATCATCCACAGCATTTCTTAATTGAGTAACTATAATTTTCTTAATGTACTATTCTTTACCATTCTGTAGCTTTACAGATAATACAAAAGccccattttttttgtcttttattttcataaatcatAAAGCTATTCCATTTTCATAATTAAccaagtttctttacttatttttcttacaatggttttataataaatagaagcaaaaataaaattatgtgttaAAAAATGGAATATCCATGTTTGTATTATCTCCAGCATTGAACATTTTGCTCAAAAAAATAGGCATGAATATAAAAGAGGGACTGTTTGGAGGGGGAACCAGAAGAAATGTAGAGgttgaaaggagagggtgatgggttggatgaacatgatcaaagtactttataggcatgtatgaaaatagaacaataaaaatgtaaaaagggggggagggaatTATAAACTgtatagaggggatgaatttgatcaaagcaattatatgcatgtatgggaatatcacaatgaaacccctttgtaccattaatatacactaataaaaataataaaaaattaaaaataaagaagaaaaatgtatatcTTAAAGAAATCTCTGGACATACCTTACCAAATAAAATCCCAAATTTCTTCTTTAACTAGAAGTTTGATAATTTTTTGAAAAGGTCTGTGATACTTtctgagaaatggaaatgatCTTGAAACTTTTCAATAGTTCAGATCTTTAGAATGAAGCACGTTGCTTTGCTTTGCAGTACGTGGTTAATATATTTTAgtaatagcatttaaaaattgtGCCTCTGGGAAATGATCCCTGGGACACTAAAAAGGACTAgagttaattaaataatttttatctcaTAGGGAGGATGTAGAATACTCATAGAATTACCTGTTTTTCTTGAAGTCATCTCAGCAATTCAATCTGTATTAAACAATGCTAGTTCTTTGTGCTGGGCTACTGAACACACTGAGTCCTTTGGTGATTACAAGTATGAAAGTGACAGGACTGTGTAAAGAGTATAGATTGTCATTTTTCCTATAAGATTTTCACACTTTTGTAGGAAAAATTCTGGCTCGGTTTTTTAGAAATTTATAGCATGCACTTAAATCTCACacaagttaaaatttttatttttaatttatttttaaaatattattttaaatatttttgtaatataaTCTTCATAAAGTGATAAGCCATATCTAGCAAAGTTCATAATGGGCatgattttactctttttttattttaaagaatatggCTATTAGTTTATTTTACTATGAGAACATTGCCAGgataatattaaatgaaaacagtACCTTATAATATCATAAAGTAGCAAGaaatttttctttgagtttttaacCATTAGAATTATTATCATTGGCATGTCTGAAGTCATTTATGCTTGAGAAATATTAAACTTTGAAGTATAATAACAAAAATCTGGAAATAActccttttatttcattataaatatatttgttgcaaactcaaatattttacttaaatataaacttaaaatggTCACAAATTAGTGCAATATGATGGTCACAAATTAGAACAAATTCTAATGATATTTTTAGGGGGTGGGAAAGCTTTGCAATGGTCCCAGGAGTTTAAGGTCAACTATGCATGAACAGCAGTATTAACAAAC from Castor canadensis chromosome 8, mCasCan1.hap1v2, whole genome shotgun sequence carries:
- the LOC109680635 gene encoding olfactory receptor 10A7-like, with the translated sequence MICENHTRVTEFTLLGFTNNPGMQIFLFILFLAIYTVTLLGNFLIVIVTSVDPVLQTPMYFFLRNLSLLEVCFTLVMVPKMLIDLVSPRKIITFVGCGTQMYFFFFFGCSECFLLSMMAYDRFVAICSPLRYSVIMNRSLCLWMVLGSWMFGVPVSMLQTAWMMTLPFCGPNAIDHFFCDGPPVLKLVTEDTTMYEMQALASTLLFIMFPFSLILVSYTCIIVTILRMPSATGRQKAFSTCSSHLVVVSLFYGTSSLIYLRPKSSQSLESKKLLSLSYTVITPMLNPIIYSLRNNEVKGAIKRTVIRNILQKLDKFKSLM